One genomic segment of Mangifera indica cultivar Alphonso chromosome 6, CATAS_Mindica_2.1, whole genome shotgun sequence includes these proteins:
- the LOC123219693 gene encoding berberine bridge enzyme-like 26 translates to MNVEEIKYGFADSEIMLLIFIFFISLGSITSYSGQENGFLVCFSSHLEHSNQTSKVLITRNSSDYSSLLRSSIRNARFLNTSTPKLPVFIVTPFHVSYVQSAVVCSKENDLQIRVRSGGHDYEGLSYVGEADVPFLMVDLFNLRSISVDIENESAWVESGSTLGELYYKIAEKSELYGFPAGSCSTVGVGGHISGGGFGTMLRKYGLAADNVIDAKMVDVNGKLLCRESMGEDLFWAIRGGGGASYGVILSWKLRLVPVPPAVTVFTVGHTLEQGASRLLQKWQTIGNELIEDLFIHAVLEVTEARCVRVSFLSLYLGEVQNLIPLMQESFPELGLMRENCSEMSWIQSVLYFAGFSIHDSLAVLLDRTTQFTGFSKAKSDYVKEPISEAGLAGLCKMLLEEATSYLILTPYGGKMSEISDTEIPFPHRIGNLYKIQYLVTWDVEDGTEQHIGWIRRLYEYMKPFVSKAPRAAYFNYRDLDLGRNNNGNTSFEQARIWGLKYFKKNFRRLVLVKTAVDPGNFFRNEQSIPVFPLK, encoded by the coding sequence ATGAATGTAGAAGAAATCAAATATGGTTTCGCAGATTCAGAAATTATgttgttgatttttatttttttcatctctcttGGGTCGATAACTTCATATTCCGGTCAAGAGAACGGCTTTTTGGTATGTTTTTCGTCTCATTTAGAGCATTCTAATCAAACTTCCAAAGTTTTAATCACCCGGAATAGTTCTGATTATTCTTCTCTGCTGAGATCCTCCATACGGAACGCCAGATTCCTCAACACTTCAACACCGAAGCTTCCAGTGTTTATTGTAACTCCATTTCATGTGTCTTATGTCCAATCTGCCGTAGTCTGTTCCAAAGAAAATGACTTGCAAATAAGAGTTCGAAGCGGAGGCCATGACTATGAGGGACTGTCTTATGTGGGTGAAGCTGATGTTCCTTTTCTCATGGTTGATCTTTTTAATCTTCGATCAATTAGTGTTGACATTGAAAATGAGAGTGCGTGGGTGGAGTCTGGATCAACTCTGGGAGAATTATACTACAAAATTGCGGAGAAAAGTGAGCTCTATGGCTTCCCTGCCGGAAGTTGTTCCACCGTTGGTGTTGGAGGACACATTAGCGGCGGCGGATTCGGTACCATGCTCAGAAAGTATGGTTTGGCTGCTGATAATGTAATTGATGCTAAGATGGTGGATGTTAATGGGAAACTGCTGTGTCGAGAAAGTATGGGAGAAGATCTTTTCTGGGCCATTAGAGGGGGTGGCGGAGCAAGTTATGGAGTCATTTTATCCTGGAAACTTCGTCTGGTTCCAGTTCCACCTGCTGTAACAGTTTTCACTGTTGGACACACATTGGAACAAGGAGCCAGCAGGCTTCTTCAGAAGTGGCAAACCATTGGAAATGAGCTTATTGAAGACCTTTTCATTCATGCGGTGTTGGAAGTTACTGAGGCAAGATGCGTTAGAGTTTCATTTCTGTCTTTGTATCTTGGTGAGGTTCAAAATCTGATACCTCTGATGCAAGAAAGTTTCCCTGAATTGGGTTTAATGCGAGAAAACTGCAGTGAAATGAGTTGGATTCAGTCAGTTCTCTATTTTGCGGGCTTCTCAATTCATGATTCTCTAGCAGTTTTGCTTGATAGAACTACGCAATTCACGGGGTTCTCCAAGGCGAAATCAGATTATGTAAAAGAACCCATTTCGGAAGCTGGGTTGGCAGGCCTATGCAAAATGCTTCTTGAAGAAGCAACGTCGTATCTGATTTTGACACCTTATGGAGGAAAAATGAGTGAGATTTCGGATACTGAAATCCCATTTCCGCACAGGATTGGGAATTTATACAAAATCCAGTATTTGGTAACCTGGGATGTTGAAGATGGAACAGAGCAACACATTGGCTGGATCAGAAGGCTTTATGAATATATGAAACCTTTTGTTTCAAAGGCTCCAAGAGCTGCATACTTCAACTACAGGGATCTTGATTTGGGAAGGAATAACAATGGAAATACAAGCTTTGAACAGGCAAGAATTTGGGGTTTGAAGTATTTCAAAAAGAATTTCAGAAGATTGGTTCTGGTAAAGACTGCTGTTGATCCTGGTAACTTCTTCAGGAATGAGCAAAGCATCCCAGTTTTCCCTTTAAAATga
- the LOC123219694 gene encoding berberine bridge enzyme-like 21: protein MEKRSSALILFFLLQFLNLSLSWGASDSVYKTFLQCLTQQTNSTDELSKIVYAQTNPSYASVLQAYIRNARFNDSETLKPLIIITPLQESHVQASVICSKQVGYQLKIRSGGHDYEGISYISENPFFILDMFNLQSVCVDIKDESAWIEAGATLGEVYFKIWENSKVHGFPAGVCPTVGVGGHLSGGGYGNMIRKFGLSTDNVVDAKIVDVKGRILDRQAMGEDLFWALRGGGGASFGVVLSYKIKLVPVPETVTVFRVERYVEEDATEMVYKWQLLAPKTDKNLFMRILLQPVTRNKTMTVRATIVALHLGRADSLVSLLANDFPELGLKKENCMEMSWIDSVLWWSNFDYGTKPDALLERNLDKADFLKRKSDYVQKPIPRFSLNLLWKTMVELGETGLVFNPYGGRMDEIPPWETAMPHRAGNLFKVQYSVSWHEADVELEKNRTAQARSLYSFMTPFVSKNPRSAYLNYRDLDIGINHHGKESYREGEVYGRKYFNGNFERLVKVKAMFDPENFFRNEQSIPPHSSFT, encoded by the coding sequence ATGGAGAAAAGATCATCGgctttgattctttttttcctACTTCAATTTCTGAATCTTTCACTTTCATGGGGTGCTTCAGATTCAGTCTATAAAACGTTTCTCCAATGTTTAACGCAACAAACAAACTCCACAGATGAACTCTCAAAGATAGTCTACGCCCAAACAAATCCGTCTTACGCTTCAGTTTTACAGGCGTATATCCGAAACGCCCGTTTCAATGACTCCGAAACGTTGAAGCCTTTAATCATCATAACTCCATTACAGGAATCCCATGTTCAAGCCTCGGTGATTTGCTCCAAACAAGTTGGTTATCAGCTTAAAATCCGCAGTGGCGGCCATGACTATGAGGGCATATCATACATTTCTGAAAACCCGTTCTTTATTcttgacatgtttaatttaCAGTCAGTTTGTGTTGACATCAAGGACGAGTCTGCGTGGATCGAAGCGGGAGCTACATTGGGTGAAGTTTACTTCAAGATTTGGGAGAACAGTAAAGTACACGGCTTTCCCGCCGGCGTTTGCCCCACTGTTGGCGTTGGTGGGCATTTGAGCGGTGGAGGATACGGCAACATGATTCGAAAATTTGGCTTGTCAACTGATAATGTTGTTGATGCTAAGATTGTTGACGTCAAGGGGAGAATTCTCGATCGTCAAGCGATGGGGGAGGATCTTTTTTGGGCGCTTAGAGGAGGCGGCGGAGCCAGTTTTGGCGTTGTGCTGTCGTATAAGATCAAGTTGGTACCGGTTCCTGAAACAGTTACCGTTTTCAGAGTTGAGAGATATGTAGAAGAAGATGCGACGGAAATGGTTTATAAATGGCAGCTTCTGGCCCCCAAGACAGATAAAAATTTGTTCATGAGAATACTTTTGCAGCCGGTGACGAGGAACAAGACGATGACTGTTAGAGCAACGATTGTGGCATTGCATTTAGGAAGAGCTGACAGTCTTGTGTCCCTCTTGGCTAATGATTTTCCTGAACTGGGgctgaagaaagaaaattgtatgGAGATGAGTTGGATTGATTCAGTTCTTTGGTGGAGTAATTTCGATTATGGCACTAAACCTGATGCCTTGCTTGAGAGGAATCTTGACAAGGCTGATTTTTTGAAGAGGAAATCGGATTACGTTCAGAAGCCGATTCCAAGATTTTCCCTGAACTTGCTATGGAAAACTATGGTGGAATTGGGGGAAACTGGATTGGTTTTCAATCCTTACGGAGGAAGAATGGATGAAATTCCGCCGTGGGAGACGGCGATGCCACACAGAGCTGGAAACTTGTTCAAAGTTCAGTATTCGGTGAGTTGGCATGAGGCTGATGTTGAGCTTGAAAAGAACCGCACAGCTCAAGCGAGGAGTCTTTACAGTTTCATGACTCCATTTGTGTCAAAAAATCCAAGAAGTGCTTACTTGAACTACAGAGATCTTGATATTGGGATTAATCATCATGGTAAAGAAAGTTATAGGGAAGGAGAAGTCTACGGAAGGAAGTATTTTAATGGGAATTTCGAGAGATTAGTTAAGGTAAAGGCGATGTTTGATCctgaaaatttcttcagaaacgAGCAGAGCATCCCTCCTCATTCGTCATTtacctaa